In one window of Chitinophagales bacterium DNA:
- the nagB gene encoding glucosamine-6-phosphate deaminase — translation MAQHKFSVDLSDSLERIPVKVFENSKHGSQFVAAEIAALIREKQAKGQDCVLGLATGSTPITLYKELVRMHKEEGLSFRNVITFNLDEYYPLEKEAYQSYWSFMHRNLFNHVDIDAENIHIPNGQLPKEDIKKHCVKYEQLIEAVGGIDLQILGIGNNGHIGFNEPGSSIFSKTRLVSLDNSTRIANSFEFQNISQVPRMAVTMGISTIMKARKVILMAWGMKAPIVAKAVEGHVTEQIPASILQQHNDCTFVIDEVAASELTRIKSPWLSGDVDWTPKMIKRAVVHMALKLGKPVLSLTAHDYNENGLGDLLVEKGDAYEVNLQVFYMLRDSLTGWPGGKPNAVIPGHPERSDPHPKRCLIFSPHPDDDIISMGGTFQRLHDQGHEVHVAYQTSGNIAVTDEFVTRFLDFAVGFEDMFGINNEVSTKILGEARQYISNKAKNQPDTAEIRAIKGLIRRCEAKATCRYVGLTEDRCHFQNLPFYETGTVEKKPMGEEDVVLTMELLNKIKPHQIYCAGDLADPHGTHKVCLDIVFESMRRLKAAGEKWVKDCYVWMYKGAWQEWDIADIEMAIPMSPDQVMKKRFGIFIHQSQKDMVPFQGTDSREFWQRAEERNANTANLYAALGMTKYAAIEAFVRWHF, via the coding sequence ATGGCCCAGCACAAGTTTTCGGTTGATTTATCCGATAGTCTGGAAAGAATTCCTGTGAAAGTCTTTGAAAACTCTAAGCACGGTTCACAGTTTGTTGCTGCTGAAATTGCGGCACTTATTCGCGAGAAGCAGGCGAAGGGACAAGATTGTGTATTGGGATTAGCCACCGGCTCTACACCGATTACTTTATACAAGGAGTTGGTGCGTATGCATAAGGAAGAAGGGCTCAGCTTCCGTAATGTGATCACTTTCAATCTGGATGAATATTATCCCCTGGAGAAAGAAGCCTATCAAAGCTATTGGAGCTTTATGCATCGCAATCTTTTCAATCACGTGGATATTGATGCGGAGAATATTCATATTCCCAACGGACAATTACCGAAAGAAGATATCAAGAAGCATTGTGTAAAGTATGAGCAATTGATAGAAGCCGTAGGTGGTATTGATTTGCAAATATTGGGTATTGGTAATAACGGTCATATTGGTTTCAACGAACCTGGTTCGAGTATTTTTTCTAAGACGAGGTTGGTGTCGTTGGACAACAGTACACGTATCGCCAACTCATTTGAATTTCAGAATATATCTCAAGTGCCGCGCATGGCGGTTACCATGGGCATCAGTACCATCATGAAAGCACGCAAAGTGATTCTGATGGCCTGGGGTATGAAAGCGCCGATTGTAGCCAAAGCAGTGGAAGGACATGTAACAGAACAAATCCCCGCTTCTATTCTGCAGCAGCACAACGATTGCACATTTGTGATTGATGAAGTAGCTGCAAGTGAGTTAACACGTATTAAATCGCCTTGGCTGAGTGGTGATGTTGACTGGACACCCAAGATGATCAAGCGCGCAGTAGTACATATGGCACTCAAATTAGGTAAGCCGGTGCTAAGCCTTACTGCACATGATTATAATGAGAATGGCTTAGGCGATTTGCTCGTTGAAAAAGGTGATGCTTACGAAGTAAACCTGCAAGTGTTTTACATGCTGCGCGATAGTTTAACTGGATGGCCCGGTGGCAAACCGAATGCAGTGATTCCTGGCCACCCAGAACGCAGCGACCCACATCCAAAGCGTTGTTTAATTTTTAGTCCACACCCCGATGATGATATCATCAGCATGGGTGGTACATTCCAGCGCTTACATGATCAGGGACATGAAGTGCACGTAGCCTATCAAACCAGTGGTAATATTGCGGTAACGGATGAATTCGTTACACGCTTTCTGGATTTTGCTGTTGGTTTTGAAGACATGTTTGGCATCAACAATGAAGTAAGCACCAAGATTCTGGGAGAAGCAAGACAATACATATCGAATAAAGCTAAAAATCAGCCCGATACTGCTGAGATACGCGCCATCAAAGGGTTGATCCGCAGATGCGAAGCAAAAGCTACTTGTCGCTATGTTGGCTTAACCGAAGACCGTTGTCATTTTCAAAACCTGCCATTCTATGAAACTGGTACGGTGGAGAAAAAACCCATGGGTGAAGAAGATGTGGTGTTGACGATGGAATTGTTGAATAAGATTAAGCCGCACCAAATTTATTGCGCTGGTGATCTGGCTGATCCGCATGGTACACATAAAGTTTGTCTGGACATTGTTTTTGAAAGCATGCGCAGATTAAAAGCTGCCGGTGAAAAATGGGTGAAGGACTGCTATGTATGGATGTATAAAGGTGCATGGCAGGAATGGGATATTGCTGATATCGAAATGGCCATCCCTATGAGTCCCGATCAGGTGATGAAAAAGCGTTTTGGCATCTTTATTCACCAGAGCCAGAAAGACATGGTACCCTTCCAGGGAACCGATAGCCGCGAATTCTGGCAGCGTGCAGAAGAACGCAATGCCAATACAGCCAATCTGTATGCAGCTTTGGGTATGACTAAATATGCTGCTATTGAGGCATTTGTACGCTGGCATTTCTGA
- a CDS encoding beta-N-acetylhexosaminidase yields the protein MKKRLLIMSALFITMLTKAQEVNIIPQPAAMTVGKGSFTITPKTKIVFAGSGLENAADFLNAYLKQFYGFTLQTSTDSKYDHNIVLNYDKMEYPIPGAYNMDVTKKHVYIGGDNATGVFYGVQSLIQLLPVQKSSQLKIKEVSIQDKPRFAYRGLHLDVGRHFFPVAFIKQYIDYIALHKMNTFHWHLTEDQGWRIEIKKYPKLTEVGGFRNGTIIDRYPGKGNDGIRYGGYYTQEEIKEVVAYAAARHITVVPEIELPGHSSAAIAAYPELSCFPNENTKVAPKTSWSGPTTGKQVQQAWGVFEDVFCPSEFTFNFLQDVLDEVMALFPSTYIHIGGDECPKEAWKRSAFCQELIREKGLKDEHGLQSYFIQRIEKYLNSKGRQIIGWDEILEGGLAPNATVMSWRGEAGGIEAAKQNHNVIMTPGGWCYFDHSQNKPEDSVTIGGYTPVDKVYSYEPVPKELTGDKAKYVLGAQANVWTEYMKNTNKIEYMIFPRLSALSEVLWSPKEQRNWSSFEKRLGTQQKRYQLWGSNYNKVYFAGKQSVK from the coding sequence ATGAAAAAACGATTGCTGATCATGAGTGCTTTGTTTATAACTATGCTGACAAAAGCACAGGAAGTAAATATCATTCCACAGCCAGCCGCTATGACAGTGGGCAAAGGCAGTTTCACCATCACCCCAAAAACCAAGATTGTGTTTGCAGGTAGTGGTTTGGAAAATGCTGCTGATTTTCTGAATGCATATCTGAAACAGTTTTACGGTTTCACTTTGCAGACAAGCACAGATAGCAAATATGACCACAACATCGTACTCAACTACGATAAAATGGAATACCCTATTCCCGGCGCTTACAATATGGATGTTACCAAAAAGCATGTTTATATTGGTGGCGATAATGCAACAGGCGTATTCTATGGTGTACAGTCATTGATTCAATTATTGCCTGTACAAAAATCTTCACAACTCAAGATTAAAGAAGTATCCATTCAGGATAAACCACGCTTTGCCTATCGCGGCTTACACCTGGATGTAGGCAGACACTTTTTCCCGGTGGCTTTCATCAAGCAGTACATCGATTATATCGCACTGCATAAGATGAATACTTTTCATTGGCATTTAACGGAAGACCAGGGCTGGCGTATTGAAATCAAGAAGTATCCTAAGTTGACTGAAGTAGGTGGATTTAGAAATGGCACCATCATTGATCGTTATCCCGGCAAGGGCAATGATGGTATCCGATACGGTGGTTATTATACGCAAGAAGAAATCAAGGAGGTAGTAGCTTATGCTGCTGCGCGACATATCACTGTTGTACCGGAAATCGAATTACCCGGACACTCCTCTGCAGCGATTGCAGCTTACCCCGAATTAAGTTGCTTCCCTAATGAAAATACCAAGGTAGCACCAAAGACTAGTTGGAGTGGCCCTACCACAGGCAAGCAAGTGCAACAAGCTTGGGGAGTGTTTGAAGATGTGTTCTGCCCAAGTGAATTCACGTTTAATTTTCTGCAAGATGTATTGGATGAAGTGATGGCCCTCTTCCCTTCTACCTATATTCATATTGGTGGTGATGAGTGCCCCAAAGAAGCCTGGAAGCGTTCTGCTTTTTGTCAGGAATTGATTCGTGAAAAAGGTTTGAAGGATGAGCACGGTTTACAGAGCTATTTCATTCAGCGCATAGAAAAATATTTGAACAGCAAAGGCCGTCAGATTATTGGCTGGGATGAAATTCTGGAAGGTGGCTTAGCGCCTAATGCAACAGTGATGAGCTGGCGCGGTGAAGCTGGTGGTATTGAAGCTGCCAAGCAAAACCATAACGTTATTATGACTCCGGGCGGTTGGTGCTATTTTGATCATTCTCAAAACAAGCCTGAAGATTCTGTAACCATTGGCGGTTATACCCCAGTTGATAAAGTGTATAGTTATGAACCCGTTCCAAAAGAACTGACTGGCGATAAAGCCAAATATGTATTAGGCGCACAAGCCAATGTCTGGACAGAATACATGAAGAATACCAACAAGATTGAGTACATGATTTTCCCCCGACTCAGTGCTTTAAGCGAAGTGTTATGGTCGCCAAAAGAACAGCGTAACTGGAGCAGTTTTGAGAAACGTTTAGGTACCCAGCAAAAGCGCTATCAGCTATGGGGCAGCAATTACAACAAGGTGTATTTCGCTGGTAAACAATCAGTTAAATAA
- a CDS encoding CocE/NonD family hydrolase: MKQWLVALLLLPFFAQAQDADSAWIVNNYTKQEVYIPMRDGVKLFTAIYTPKDASEKHPILINRTPYTSSPYGVDKFRAFWNNHYKHYLKEGYIMVIQDVRGRWMSEGEFVDVRPYNPDKKGNEVDEASDTYDTIDWLIKNIANNNGRVGAFGISYPGFYTTMAAMSNHPALKAVSPQAPVTDWFIGDDFHHNGAFMLMDGFSFYWNFGRPRPKPITQQTPGTNIFTSKDNYNFYLKIGALSNFTKLTGDSIAFWKDLMAHPNYDAWWQARNARKHVDKLQTPAVLVVGGLFDAEDCFGAWELYKAIEAKSKTDNRIVMGPWYHGQWARGDGTRLGNVQFGSNTSEWYAQNMEIPFFNYHLKNKGSLDKIAEANIFFTGSNKWWQFPKWPMSTATTPLYLQANGKADFKASKEQSSSTYISDPSKPVPYTEDVHFSRTREYMTDDQRFASRRTDVLTFETDVLNEDVTVAGTLVADLLVSLSSTDADFVVKLIDVFPDDFKYADEGAQASRTAPSKVPMGGYQMLVRGEVMRGRYRNSFEKPEAFTPNKPTTVKFNLPDVAHTFQKGHRIMVQIQSSWFPLVDRNPQQFINIYTAKDSDFQKATIRVYHNQSKIHLPILK, from the coding sequence ATGAAACAATGGCTTGTCGCGCTGCTCCTCCTGCCCTTTTTTGCGCAGGCGCAGGATGCAGATTCTGCATGGATTGTCAATAATTACACCAAGCAGGAAGTATATATCCCCATGCGAGATGGCGTGAAACTCTTCACGGCTATTTACACACCAAAAGACGCATCGGAAAAACATCCGATCCTCATCAACAGAACACCGTACACATCATCTCCTTACGGCGTTGATAAATTCCGTGCTTTCTGGAATAACCATTATAAGCATTACCTGAAGGAAGGTTATATCATGGTGATTCAGGATGTACGTGGCCGCTGGATGAGCGAAGGCGAGTTTGTGGATGTGCGCCCCTACAACCCTGATAAAAAAGGCAACGAGGTTGATGAAGCTAGCGACACCTATGATACAATTGACTGGTTGATTAAGAACATCGCGAATAACAATGGCCGCGTAGGTGCATTTGGTATTTCGTATCCGGGCTTTTATACCACGATGGCAGCGATGAGCAATCATCCTGCATTAAAAGCAGTGAGTCCGCAAGCACCGGTAACCGATTGGTTTATTGGTGATGATTTTCACCACAATGGTGCATTCATGTTGATGGATGGTTTCAGTTTCTACTGGAATTTTGGCCGTCCGAGACCAAAGCCCATTACCCAGCAAACACCGGGCACGAATATTTTCACGTCAAAGGATAATTACAATTTCTATTTGAAGATTGGTGCATTGAGCAATTTCACCAAGCTGACTGGTGATAGCATTGCTTTTTGGAAAGACTTGATGGCGCATCCAAATTATGATGCATGGTGGCAGGCCAGAAATGCACGCAAGCATGTAGACAAATTGCAGACGCCAGCAGTACTGGTGGTGGGTGGTTTGTTTGATGCAGAAGATTGCTTTGGTGCGTGGGAATTGTATAAAGCCATTGAAGCCAAGAGCAAAACAGATAACCGAATTGTGATGGGCCCTTGGTATCATGGTCAGTGGGCACGCGGTGATGGTACTCGCTTAGGCAATGTGCAGTTTGGCAGCAATACCAGTGAATGGTATGCACAGAATATGGAGATTCCATTTTTCAATTATCACTTGAAGAATAAAGGCAGTTTAGACAAAATCGCGGAAGCCAATATTTTCTTTACCGGTAGCAACAAATGGTGGCAGTTTCCGAAATGGCCAATGAGTACGGCTACTACACCACTCTACCTGCAAGCCAATGGCAAAGCTGATTTTAAAGCGAGTAAAGAACAGAGCTCTTCAACGTACATTAGTGATCCTTCGAAACCTGTGCCTTATACAGAAGATGTACATTTCAGCAGAACACGGGAATACATGACAGATGATCAACGCTTCGCATCCAGAAGAACAGATGTACTCACATTTGAAACAGATGTATTGAATGAGGATGTAACTGTTGCAGGCACATTGGTAGCTGATCTATTGGTAAGTTTAAGCAGTACAGATGCAGACTTTGTCGTTAAACTGATTGATGTATTTCCGGATGATTTCAAATATGCAGACGAAGGCGCGCAGGCATCCAGAACAGCGCCAAGTAAAGTACCCATGGGTGGCTATCAGATGTTGGTGCGCGGCGAAGTGATGCGTGGCAGATACCGCAATAGTTTTGAAAAGCCGGAAGCTTTCACACCCAACAAACCGACCACTGTAAAATTCAATCTGCCTGATGTAGCCCATACATTCCAAAAAGGGCATCGCATCATGGTGCAGATACAAAGCAGTTGGTTTCCTTTGGTTGACAGAAACCCGCAACAGTTTATCAATATCTATACTGCAAAAGACAGCGATTTTCAAAAAGCAACCATTCGCGTTTACCATAATCAATCCAAAATTCATTTACCTATCTTGAAATAA
- the pyk gene encoding pyruvate kinase, with the protein MSKNLDKYLHKNMDKAAGIAHGSHRTKIVATVGPACDTPEQLLGLVRAGVNVFRLNFSHGSHEDKARIIQHIRDINKNEPYNIAILADLQGPKLRVGEIENNALEVNAGDILTFTNEKCVGTLEKIYVSYPNLAGDVKIGNIILIDDGKLEVKVVGIEKNGDVKVEVTLGGVLSSKKGINLPDTKISLPALTDKDLADLEFIIEQQCDWVALSFVRSVKDLIILRNKLDEKKSKTKIIAKIEKPEALTNIREIILESDGIMIARGDLGVELPVEQVPLIQKDIIRKCLHRAKPVIVATQMMESMIDRVKPNRSEITDVANAVLEGADAVMLSGETATGKHPALVVETMRKIILEIEKREYRYDREDDLRPQPHSPSFLSDAICYNAAKISSDVQANALIGMTQSGYTAFMLSSYRPKSPLYIFSKERSLINQLSLSWGVRAFYYDEEESVDDIIFDQISILKSRGFLNTGDIVVNTGSTPVHLHLPTNMLKITKVD; encoded by the coding sequence ATGTCAAAAAACCTGGACAAGTACCTGCACAAGAATATGGACAAAGCTGCAGGTATTGCACATGGATCGCACAGAACAAAGATCGTTGCAACTGTAGGCCCGGCCTGCGATACACCCGAACAATTATTAGGATTGGTTCGCGCCGGTGTAAACGTGTTTCGTCTGAATTTTTCTCATGGTAGTCATGAAGACAAAGCACGCATCATTCAGCACATCCGTGATATCAATAAAAACGAGCCCTACAATATTGCTATTTTGGCCGATTTACAAGGTCCGAAATTGCGTGTAGGTGAAATTGAGAATAACGCGCTGGAAGTAAATGCCGGTGATATACTCACTTTCACAAACGAGAAGTGTGTGGGTACCTTGGAAAAGATTTATGTGTCCTACCCCAACCTCGCCGGTGATGTGAAGATTGGCAACATCATTTTGATTGATGATGGTAAGCTGGAAGTAAAAGTCGTAGGTATTGAAAAGAACGGTGATGTAAAAGTAGAAGTAACCCTTGGTGGTGTACTCTCTTCTAAAAAAGGGATTAACCTGCCTGATACAAAAATATCTTTGCCAGCTTTGACAGATAAGGATCTGGCTGATTTGGAATTCATTATTGAGCAGCAGTGCGACTGGGTAGCATTGAGTTTTGTACGCAGCGTAAAAGATTTGATCATTCTGCGTAATAAACTGGATGAAAAAAAGAGCAAGACCAAGATCATTGCTAAAATTGAAAAGCCTGAAGCTTTAACCAATATTCGTGAAATCATCCTCGAGAGTGATGGTATCATGATTGCCCGTGGTGACCTCGGTGTGGAACTGCCTGTTGAGCAAGTGCCGTTGATTCAGAAAGACATCATCCGTAAGTGTCTGCATAGAGCCAAGCCGGTGATTGTGGCTACACAGATGATGGAATCTATGATCGATCGCGTGAAGCCTAACAGAAGTGAGATCACCGACGTAGCCAATGCGGTATTGGAAGGTGCTGATGCGGTAATGCTGAGCGGTGAAACCGCTACCGGTAAACACCCAGCACTGGTGGTAGAAACCATGCGCAAGATCATTCTGGAAATTGAAAAGCGTGAGTATCGTTACGACCGTGAAGATGATTTGCGTCCTCAGCCACATTCCCCTTCCTTCCTGAGTGATGCCATCTGCTACAATGCCGCGAAGATTTCCAGCGATGTACAGGCCAATGCCCTGATTGGTATGACGCAGAGCGGTTATACGGCTTTTATGCTGAGTAGTTATCGTCCAAAATCACCTTTATATATCTTCTCTAAAGAGCGTTCACTCATCAACCAGTTGAGCTTAAGCTGGGGTGTTCGTGCATTCTATTATGATGAAGAGGAAAGTGTGGATGATATCATTTTTGACCAGATCAGCATCCTCAAATCAAGAGGCTTCCTGAACACAGGCGATATTGTGGTAAACACAGGTAGTACGCCGGTTCATTTACACCTGCCTACCAATATGTTGAAGATCACTAAGGTGGACTAA
- the pfkA gene encoding 6-phosphofructokinase: protein MAQKVTKIGVLTSGGDSPGMNAAIRAVVRTGLYYNLDVFGIVRGYSGMIEDDIYQMDSKSVANIIQRGGTILKTARSKEFMEYEGRKKAYENLKKHGIDGLVIIGGDGSFRGAQRFSNEFDIPCIGLPGTIDKDIAGTDFTIGFDTAVNTAIEAIDKIRDTADAHDRLFIVEVMGRDAGYIALYSGISTGAENILIPETKTDINEIIRSLSEKEKRRKLVNLIVVAEGDDYGGAQQVADILKKTLPNLDTRVCILGHIQRGGSPSALDRMIASRMGYHAVECLMEGKHNVMVGVVNNKMHYTPLDNAVKAKQKISQDWLKVVKILAT from the coding sequence ATGGCACAAAAAGTTACAAAGATTGGCGTACTCACTTCCGGTGGTGATTCTCCGGGTATGAATGCTGCCATCAGAGCGGTAGTTCGTACGGGGCTCTACTATAATCTCGATGTATTTGGTATTGTACGTGGGTATAGTGGCATGATTGAGGATGATATCTATCAGATGGATTCCAAATCTGTGGCCAATATCATCCAGCGTGGTGGTACCATTCTCAAAACTGCCCGTTCCAAGGAGTTCATGGAGTATGAAGGCCGTAAGAAAGCCTACGAAAACCTGAAAAAGCATGGCATCGATGGTCTGGTGATCATTGGTGGTGATGGTAGTTTCCGCGGTGCACAGCGCTTCAGCAATGAATTTGATATTCCTTGTATTGGTTTGCCCGGTACGATAGATAAAGACATAGCCGGAACTGATTTCACCATCGGTTTCGATACTGCAGTGAATACAGCCATTGAAGCCATAGATAAGATTCGCGATACAGCAGATGCACACGACCGTCTCTTTATTGTAGAAGTGATGGGCCGCGATGCAGGTTATATTGCCTTATACAGCGGCATTTCTACGGGTGCAGAGAACATCTTGATTCCCGAGACCAAGACAGATATTAACGAAATCATTCGCTCCCTAAGCGAAAAAGAAAAACGTAGGAAACTGGTGAACCTGATTGTGGTTGCCGAAGGCGATGATTATGGCGGCGCGCAACAGGTAGCAGATATCTTGAAGAAAACCTTACCCAATCTGGATACACGTGTGTGTATCCTGGGCCATATTCAGCGTGGTGGCTCCCCCAGTGCGCTGGACAGAATGATTGCCAGCCGTATGGGCTATCATGCTGTGGAATGCCTCATGGAGGGCAAACACAACGTGATGGTAGGTGTGGTAAACAATAAAATGCATTACACCCCATTAGACAATGCAGTAAAAGCCAAGCAAAAAATCAGTCAGGACTGGCTGAAAGTGGTCAAAATCCTCGCAACCTAA
- a CDS encoding NAD(P)-dependent oxidoreductase, translating into MKILLTGAMGFLGRWLLNDLAPHFDMTASGRQAKPTWMQQPYAQLDLTDQDAVAQILQQDYDWIIHNAAMSKPDICLNDPATAWSNNVTATNHLLQSAAKHTRFLYISTDFIFGDDGPHGEDATPQPLNYYGETKLAAEQLVQASGLEYAIVRPVFIYGQQLTDQRGSFVQWVVNSLKAKQSIKVVNDQLRTPTYAPDITKGILQIIQQDARGAYHLAGKDIVSPYQMAVQIAAAAGLDAELITPVDEASFPEPVRRAKKGGLLIDKAVRELGYAPVDIETGIRLSLA; encoded by the coding sequence ATGAAGATACTATTAACAGGTGCCATGGGTTTTTTGGGAAGGTGGTTGTTGAACGATTTAGCACCGCATTTTGACATGACCGCTTCCGGCCGACAAGCCAAGCCGACTTGGATGCAGCAGCCTTATGCACAGTTAGACCTTACAGATCAGGATGCAGTGGCGCAAATACTGCAACAAGACTATGATTGGATTATCCACAACGCAGCCATGAGTAAGCCGGATATTTGTTTGAATGATCCTGCTACTGCATGGTCGAATAATGTAACAGCCACCAATCATTTATTGCAGTCGGCAGCTAAGCACACACGTTTTCTCTACATATCGACTGATTTTATTTTTGGTGATGATGGCCCGCATGGGGAAGATGCCACACCACAACCCTTGAACTATTATGGTGAAACCAAACTGGCTGCCGAGCAATTGGTGCAAGCGAGTGGATTGGAATACGCCATTGTACGCCCTGTATTTATTTACGGACAACAATTAACCGATCAGCGAGGCAGTTTTGTGCAATGGGTGGTCAATTCCCTGAAAGCAAAACAATCTATCAAAGTGGTGAATGATCAATTGCGTACACCAACCTATGCACCTGATATTACAAAAGGTATTCTGCAAATTATTCAGCAGGATGCAAGAGGCGCTTACCATTTAGCAGGAAAAGATATCGTGTCTCCATATCAAATGGCGGTGCAAATTGCCGCAGCTGCGGGATTGGATGCCGAACTGATCACACCCGTTGATGAAGCCAGTTTTCCTGAACCTGTGCGCAGGGCCAAGAAAGGCGGCTTATTGATTGATAAAGCCGTTCGTGAATTGGGCTATGCACCAGTTGATATTGAAACCGGTATTCGATTGAGTCTGGCTTAG
- a CDS encoding arginase translates to MKNIKLIEVPSEIGAGTRGASLGIDAVKIAALDFMSNFFVHFPSEKIQTENKLLFEPIESPYAKRIKGVTTMYERVSKAVQESIKSNFFPVVLSGDHSTAGATIAGIKMAKPKSKLGVIWIDAHADLHTPYTTPSGNMHGMPLASAIAEDNEENAVHEIDSDTKRAWDALKHIGKIAPKVLPEDIVFISLRDYEREERNLIEKYGMKVITTNEVRRKGPENIVRAVIRYLSDCTDIYVSFDVDSLDSSISKGTGTPVSNGLREREAEDLISKFMQNRKICCFEITEVNPTLDKENLMAEIAFNILQRSVNILMMN, encoded by the coding sequence ATGAAAAATATCAAACTCATTGAAGTCCCCTCAGAAATAGGCGCCGGTACCCGTGGTGCCAGCCTAGGCATTGATGCTGTAAAAATTGCTGCGCTCGATTTCATGAGCAATTTCTTTGTGCATTTTCCTTCTGAAAAAATTCAGACAGAAAATAAACTCTTATTCGAACCCATTGAATCGCCTTATGCAAAGCGCATCAAAGGTGTTACTACTATGTACGAGCGTGTGAGTAAGGCGGTACAGGAAAGTATCAAGAGCAATTTCTTTCCTGTGGTGTTAAGCGGGGATCATAGTACAGCTGGCGCCACCATTGCCGGTATTAAAATGGCCAAGCCCAAAAGCAAATTAGGTGTGATTTGGATTGATGCACACGCAGATTTACATACGCCTTATACTACCCCATCCGGCAATATGCATGGTATGCCGCTGGCATCTGCGATTGCAGAGGACAATGAGGAAAATGCCGTACACGAAATTGATAGTGATACCAAGCGCGCCTGGGATGCGTTGAAACATATTGGTAAGATAGCGCCCAAGGTTTTGCCAGAAGATATCGTCTTCATTTCACTGCGTGATTACGAAAGAGAAGAGCGCAACCTGATTGAGAAGTATGGCATGAAAGTGATTACCACCAATGAAGTGCGTAGAAAAGGTCCGGAAAATATTGTGCGTGCCGTCATTCGTTATTTGAGTGATTGTACGGATATCTATGTATCCTTTGATGTGGACAGTCTGGACTCCTCTATCTCCAAAGGAACCGGCACACCGGTAAGCAATGGTTTACGTGAGCGTGAAGCAGAAGATTTGATTTCAAAATTCATGCAGAACAGAAAGATCTGTTGTTTTGAAATCACGGAAGTAAACCCTACGCTGGATAAAGAAAACCTGATGGCAGAAATTGCTTTCAATATTCTCCAGCGTAGCGTGAATATTCTGATGATGAACTAA
- a CDS encoding spheroidene monooxygenase, whose protein sequence is MRIQLIIARYPKGFGWAGFLSMAWFRIMLWFTTQFSFWKLMGCGKNGTFDKTPDWQQWAVLLTGEADMPKWMNAWFRLFKARVWQLELEAIEGHGTWDQQTPFGDLPKNTDYDGPIAVLTRATIRLNRLKNFWQHVDAVAVQMAGAPGFITSVGIGEIPWIKQATFSIWHSKSAMREFAYRMHEHKEVIRKTYQEQWYSEEMFVRFRLKRSTGSLNDSAVYTELTTVCN, encoded by the coding sequence ATGCGTATTCAATTGATCATTGCACGATATCCCAAAGGTTTTGGCTGGGCTGGATTTTTATCCATGGCATGGTTTCGTATAATGCTTTGGTTCACTACACAGTTTAGCTTTTGGAAACTCATGGGCTGTGGTAAGAATGGGACTTTCGATAAAACGCCCGACTGGCAACAATGGGCTGTCTTATTAACTGGTGAAGCCGATATGCCTAAATGGATGAATGCTTGGTTTCGTTTATTCAAAGCACGCGTATGGCAATTAGAATTGGAAGCGATTGAAGGACATGGTACCTGGGATCAACAAACACCTTTTGGCGACTTACCAAAGAACACCGATTATGATGGGCCAATAGCTGTGCTGACACGTGCTACTATCCGATTGAATCGATTAAAGAATTTCTGGCAACATGTGGATGCCGTAGCTGTACAGATGGCTGGTGCACCGGGCTTTATTACATCTGTGGGCATTGGTGAAATACCTTGGATCAAGCAGGCTACATTCAGTATTTGGCATTCCAAATCAGCTATGCGCGAGTTTGCCTATCGCATGCATGAACACAAGGAAGTGATTCGCAAAACCTATCAGGAACAATGGTATAGTGAGGAAATGTTTGTGCGTTTTCGTTTGAAGCGCAGTACCGGTTCCTTAAACGATAGTGCGGTTTATACAGAATTAACGACAGTTTGCAATTGA